The sequence ACTAGTTCAGTGCACTAAAAAAGCAATGGCTTTGTGTAAAGGCCACATTTCCTGCCAGTGCGAAAGCTGGAGAGTGCACAATAGTAAGAAGCACAATTGTGAATTATGGAAAATTGCCTACCAACACACCTACCTCTGAGTGTAACAAATGTCTGGTTTTTGTGAACCTTGACCCAGTTTAGGCATGGGGTGTGAGGTAGTCCTACTGGTTTATGCTGTACCACATATTCCTGGATGCTGTCAGAGAATGGTGACCACGATACATTTAGCTCCTGACTCTTCCCTCTGACCTCCAATGTCCCAGCTGGTTGCACCAGACCTACAGAAACAATATATATGCCATCAGTATTTCCAATTAGTGTTTTTCTGAACATATACACATTCCTGTAtttctatccatctgtccattttaTGTACACACAATGTCTACACAggggatctggagcctatccacagagacaatttagagatgccaatcagcctacaacgcagctggaggaggaaaccaaagTATCTAAGTGAAATCCCTGATGGGGAAAAACATGTAAACACATACAGGGTGGAGGTGGAAATCAAACCGCCTTTCCTGGAAGCAATCGTGATTTCTACTTAGCCACTGTACTATCACATCCCACCACAATGACTCTGATAACCTTTGAACATCCGTGCTCTGTGTTCAATTATTTATATCAAtcgatttaataataaattccaTGACTACTTATAGTACAAACTGGACAAAGGTAAATGATGACAGcacatttaaacatatatatacatatatatatatatataaatagaaaaaaaaaacagtagaacAGTCTGTTGAATCACTCTAATCTTTATAAAGGGTGTTTTCAGGAAATGTATCTGGtcaaagatatttaaaaaaaatcactgctgTGGTTTTGACACATTATAAGTGATTAGTATCAAAACTTACATACTAGTGTTATCACATTCCAATTATCAAAAAGTAATCTGAGTAATCCATGGGTTTGGAGAATTTAGTAATCCAATTTAATTTACCACATCCATGGGGTGCATGTGTTGGGGTTGAGGCACTGCATAGTTGCATGGTTACCTAATCAAGATTTTTTATGTAGGTGAAATGAGAGTATTTTTGCATCTTACGTTTTCGTGAAACGTCAAGTCAagagtaaaaaacaaacaaactgaaaaatatgtTGTCTTCAAATCTTCATGGTTTCAGATGTGTCATGTGACCACTAGAATTACCTAGAAACTCTACTTCCCAGAACACATTGCAGCCTACTACCTGGGCCACCAAGGACTACAATCCAAAACAACACGTCCACGGTCACCTCAGTTGTTATCATGCACGCCTGTTTCCCAGTGACTCCTGCACTTAAATAAATAGACTATGGACATTTAGTTTATATTTCccgtatttggcagacacccttatcggAGTGACTTTTATCGCATATATACAACTGAGAacatgagggttaagggtcttgctcaagggcccaacagaggCAGGGCAGGGACTTAAATacacaaccttccagtcagtagGCCAATGtcataaccactgagctacaacTGTCCCCAGTTTGCCAAATTCTTCAGTGGCAAAATAACACTCAGTGTGTTATAACCTGACTTCCCAAGACTGTTCTGGGTTTTGATCTTGTCTTAGGTTTTTGGATTATGGATTTGCTCATGTTGTACATGTTTGCCAGtatctttaaataaaactgataaCTTGCACTTGCAGCTGCCTTTGACTCTGTTGCATGACAGGATGATTTTAAATGCACAGCACAGCTAACAGAATCATACTCGCTAACTTGAAATCTCatactttatataaaaaaatcagagGAAGATAATGCTTTAATGACTTAATAAGGCTGCTaaacatacagcactattatccTCCTATTTCCTCAATACTCAGTAACTCACCAGTTCTGGGTAATGCCACGAGTGCTGGACTTGACTCGCCCCCTGCTGTGTTGACGGTCACTCCAATGCACTTCACCTCCTTAACTGGAATGCTGAGATGGCAGTAATGAAAACAGCTTTGCTCCTGCTCCTGAGGACACCTCAGATATCTCTGCTGAGCAGCTGAAGCCAAGTTGAGTGGCTCTTTTCTAATCGTGCCCTGCTCACATTGCGTATAAATCTCTGCAGATGTGTGCACTGATCCGTTTATGTTCACCACGGAGCCGTTGCTCAGCTGCATGGTCAGCACGTAGTTGTTGATGTTGCCTCTTGCCTGCTGCTTGGGCATCTCCTAGACAAGAGAGacataaaagacagaataaaCTGATGAGTTACCAAAAgagtgaaattttttttaaccaaaagtATTCATGTGTGCTGATATGTGATTGAGTACTGATATGCTGCTGCGCGGCTCTGATAATACTCAGTGTAGAAGTATACCTTCCACAAGACGGTGCAGCTGGATTCATATGAAGAAGAATCACAGTCACTCCAAACATCAAGCGTTCCCACTGGAGCTAAGGACGTGGTTGGGAAAATGTAATGTCAAATTATTTCCAAGCACATCACTTTAAATGAATACGGTAAATACCTAATTCTATTAATCGCACTATTCTTCTAGGAACAGTGTATTAAAAATGTGTCCACCTGTCATCTCAGCCCACTTCTTTTCCTACTCCAAGTTAGAGTTGTAGTATTACACTGGAGCATCTACAGTATGTCTTGATTGCAACTGTCTTATAtccaaatattttattgtaatcATGATTTTCTTAATCATAGCATTAGGTAGCTAGAGTCATTATTCTGCAGGGTTCGTAATGAGACGTCTTTGCTTTCCACATAGAAATTTGCACCCTAGAAATTGGTGTTGAGTAGGAACGTTTGTGGGTGGAGATCAAGCTTTACTGTCTAACTGTTCAAACTGTTGTCTATTTGTCACAGAGTCCAAGATGCAAGCACGAAATACACATGGCATGAACTTGCCAATATTCGACAATGCTACTCATCACATACGCTGGACAAGGAGTGCTATACAAATGTGACTGAAATAATGGAGCTCATTGTGCATAATTGTGATCCAGATAATTCTATATATGATTGTATATGAATtctacatacatacaaccagCGGTTCTTGATCACATACAGCCATAAACACACCTGGGAGCTCTAACTCACCCActtttttatgcttttatgCCAGTCATGATATTACTGTGATTGGATATTTTGGAGACATTGTCTCTGCTGCCACAAGTTATCAAACTGTTCTGCTATAAAATCCCATATTTTTGTCATCAATTGtctttggtcattttttttttatcctagcGTTTGTCCCGCACAATGGCAGgacagatgcccttcctgttgCAACCCTCCCAtctttatccaggcttgggtcCGGCACTGACAGTTAAattttcagtggctgggttggcgccctgcccgggaatcgaacccaggccgcggcaatgagagcgtgggttcctgccgctggaccaccaggaggccttgTCTTTGGTCATAGTGGCCTTAAATCAAGAACCTTTAAGAATGTCACATTATAAGTCCTAAGTACCACCTCAAATCCTTATCAATAAAGCTGGCTTAAATATACCAACTATCTTAAGACACAACCCAGAACTTTCTATATTACTGAAGAACTTTTTCCTCTCTTTGGTTGCTGTTTGATTTTAATAACTAACCTGCCACAGGGGTTTCAGCAGTGTACTCTGGGctccactcactcatcactgaACTCTCGTCAGAAGCACGCCTACAGCGAACACGGAATCTGTATGTGGTGAATGGCACAGCGTCTTCCAGTATAAAGCTCACCTCGTAAGTGTCTTCAACCTACACTCCCACcaaacatatgtacacacacacacacacacacacactccaataaAACACGCATCATGACATACTGCCACAAATATATGATGTCACATAAGGTGTCACTCCTCAATTATTCACAACACATATTTGTCTCACCTCTGTCCAGTCCTGGTCACACTGCTTTTTGTACTGGACCTTACACTGCCAATCTCCAAAGGGGTCTGCTTCATCAGGCATATCCCACAAAATCTCCAAGGGTTCAGAactgtgagtgatgatgataggaGTGGCTGGCTGGACTGTTGAAGATCAAGATAAAAGTACAAGACAATAAATCCAagacaataaattaaaaagtaaaaagttaCTGCAAAACGTTTTGAAAGTGAAAAGaaagtgtgagatgtgagtgtatgtaaGGAACTCACTGATACTTTGTGTGTTGATTTCGAGGATTTCTGAACTGAGTTCTCCTAATGCGTTTACTGCAGAAACCCACACTTTAATGTTTTCATGAGTTGGGTATTCGGCACGTGGAATAATGCCACTGTCACTCTCCCCTACGTCTTTATGGCCATTGTACCTGCATTAAAATACacactgttaacacacacatcctcacacaacaTGGAAAGATCTACAGCTACAGTGATTTGGTTTCCTCTGAATATCCTGGAACATGTCTACTTGGCaaatctaaaactaaaaaaaaattatctttGGATTTCTTATATCACATGTCACAAATTGTGTGTCTAACTTATTTTCTGTCATCTTAATAACTAAATATTTGGACTACCTTGAAATTCTAACATTCTTGACACAGAGATATTTTACTACAAAACATGCATACATTTTCAAAATTAACAAGATGCCACATGGTGTCACGTGTTACAGGAGTCACCCCTCCTCTTTTATTCTCCACCCCATTAGTCTCATTGTCCTACCTACAtggttttttttacttattatatCTGACCCTCTTTCAACGCTGTTTTTAGTTATCAGAGCCTAAATAACTAGGCTGATAATCAgacaatatttaaaatatatatagatggCCTTATAACCCTCCCCAAACTAAAAATCTGACATATGATGATaggaaaaatcattttaaagctgTTTGGCAGGATAATCTAACTAGCTCATTTTGCAGGCAGGTCACTAGCTCACTGGTTTGATGACTATTCACATTTGCATCTACTGAAAAGGGGGTTCTTTTGATAATActcttatattattattaatattttataatataatataatatttttcatttgtatACTACTGTATATCCTTGTTGGCTTGTAATAGCTTTATAGTTTGAAACAAGGCATGGAAAAGAAATAACATGATCATCTGACTGAGTTTTACCCATTTTCAGCAGATTCTCTCCAGTGCAGGGTGAAGTTGGTAGGGACTAAAGGGTTAAGTGACCCTGTCCAGTTACAATGGATATTGCTCTTATCGTCATGAAATGGAACTAAGCAGTACGGAGGAGGATCTGAAAAACAGATAAGAAATGCTGTGAAGATTGTAAATCTCACCCCAGATGAAAGTTCAGTAATGCTGCAAGGGCGCATAACCAAGCTAAACAGgaagtttggtgtgtgtgaaaagtATAGGCCCACCACAACATACAAGTTCCCAGGACAACTGAACAACTGTTACCGAATAAATCTTCTGAGCCCGCTCTGATGCCCTTTAATGTTTCTAACACATTCCAGAAAATCTATAATCTAATCTTTGTATTCTTCTTTATCCTGTCCTGTTTTCTCTATGACCTGAGGCTTTCTTTCCTTTATGACAGACAACTATACTTTCTGCATCCGTGATAAGAGtatttcctgttctgttcttgtGTCTACCCGCATACCACATGCCTTCTAATCCAACTTTCACCAATAGCCTGAGAATTCTATACAATATTTAGAATCTTTAGAAATAACACTGAAACCCAAACAAAAATGCTCTTTACACTGCTGACATTGCCTTCCGTTGCTGTGTTAAGTATAATCAAAAGTAATTGAACAAAGGACCCAGGATCAATCAATTTCAATCCTTCCATATAACACTTAAATggttattttctctctctcttttttattgtCATATTCTGAAGTATACATTGCCAGTTGTTGCTGTCTGATAGTCTGACTCTAGCAGAGATGTCCAGAGATTTCTCTTcatctgaccaggataaagaatGAATGAGAACGGAGAGTTTAAATCTGTCATGCAGTGAAGGCCCAGCTTTACACATAAATATTGCTATTAAATAAATTGTGGTATCTTAgagtatataaataaagtgtGATGTCTTGGAGTGGGATAAATCAGAAACTGAGTTAACACTATAGGCTAGTTTCCATTACAAGAGTAAGACTAGTGCCCACTATGGCACATGTAGCAAACAGAGGCCATTGGGGACGGGAAGGCACTATGAgctataataatacaaataatacttATTAATATGCTTCAAATTCTTCTAAATGGAATTGGGgcaattctttttatttctattttgcatcTCTGTCTGTACAAAAGCTTAAAGTGAACAATTGGCTGCATGAGCCTTGCATGCTATCATTTCCTGTTCCTCTAggctcctcctttcctcttagATTTGTATTGTTTCATCAACTGTAACATAGCTATATGCTAGCTAAGGTGCTAACACTTTAGCTCTCGCTAATCTGAACGGTCAGTCGACATTTTTTCCACCATTGATTAGGAGAGTCGTATGTATATAGATTCTTACACGCCATCTTTGAAATATTCGGACAGCTGCAAGGTAGAATAAACCTTTAGATTTCATAGTTTAATGAATGTTTATTCGAAGACCCGTTACTCGTGAGCCATCACTTAATAAGACGTGTGAACAACAAGTGTTGTGTTGGTCATGAAAGCAACAGGAAGAGGAGTGCTATAGCAGAGTAACATTTCCTAAAGACAATAAAATGTCTGTGAAATAATATGACCGCATGGGAAacaatattattttctttaagacATCTTGTACAAATGAAATATAGccaatatgaataataataattatatattgtttataacgTTAGAACATCCTGTTAGTAAGTATGCAGATTAATCCAGCTTGTTGTAAATATTACACCAATTCTATGATACTGTTACTTGAATGTATGCAAAGTGAAAATGAATTTTGACATTACTGTTTTAGTATTTTTCCAACTGTGTCTagatttcaattcagttcaatttatttgtatagcgcttttaacaacagacaatgtctcagagcagctttacagaagaactgaaacagaaaatgaTAAAGTGTAAATGAAAGtttctattttatccctattttatccctgatTAAATAAGATGACTCTTTAGAGTCCCACTTGGAATAACTGTAAACAACACATTCTGACAAAACAGCAACTTATGAAAAGATATATAGATTGTGCGGTTTGTTCACACTCAGTCCAACTGAAAACGATGTGTGATTCAACTCTAACCTGTTCCTAGACATTTGTGATGTACACGTGACTTTAAACAAAGTAGTCAGATAAATATTCAGTCAACACTATAGTGTAATGAATCATTATCGCAatgctgctttaaaaaatagCTCCAGTTTCTTCCAGACAAAGCAGTGTCAATACTCACAGCCTTCTTGTACAATACAGGTCAAAGGTGTTtgtcctgtagtgttttctGGACAGAGCAATGTGCAGTTTGTGTTCTGCATTTCATGCACCTCCAGAAGCGCACTGAAGCTCGCACTCATGTGGCTGCACCCAGTCTGTGAGAAGTGTGCTGCTGGGTTAAAGGAAAGCACATGCTGGTGACACAAGTTACACTCCAGCGTAGATTCCTGAGGATTTGCTTGGCACTCAATAGACACGTTGGGGCCGTTAGACGAAACCCTACGCCACCAGCACTTGACGTCTGCTCCAAATGAGGCTGGAAGAGCAGCAAATGATGGAATGCGATGTGTTTAGTATGAAAATCGAATTGACGAACATGAGCAATAAAATTACGTCAAGAACCAACGGAAaccacacacgaacacacacaatGGTTATATATGTGTAATACATGTACAAATTACATTAGATCCAAACCACAGCAACCGCAAAACAAATTATCTTAACCTTTCAGTTATATGTATTATAATACATCTTTTATACATGAAAACACACTTGCACAATGAGTGTCACTTTGCATAAAGCTTTCAGCATGTAATTTACCACCGTGGCTGGAAATCGACTGTTTTAACCTTTTTAACCTTTCCTTATTACCCAATTCTTTATTCTTGGAGCATACATTTTCGCCCATgaataaatgtgataaataaaaatatttcactatgCATTTATCTACATTCTTACACTGTGCATCCCATTattataaagggaaaaaaatgtcatatttatttgtgaaaaaataaataaataaaaaataaaaatagattagAAATTAGAAATTCTAAATGCAGGCATAAACCTAAATCAATATAATGGagcaatttaataataataataataaatgtaggaCTTTCTATAATGATTATTAATATGTTACGAAGAGAACTTTTGTAGTAAAAGGATGTAGTAAAATTAAGAAAGATTAGTAATATCTGGAGCATTTCAGAGACAACTTATGCACTCAGCATAACGCAATCTGGGAAACACCCAGGCTCCACACCACAGCTACTCACAGTGTGctctattaatatatataaatcaattatatatgaataaataaaaaaaaagcaaaaaaaactcACCTTCAGGAATGAGCgaggtgatgtgtagtgtaagGAGAGGTAAAATTAATGGTCGGGTATGCCATACTgccatcatcactcataatttAATAGTCGCATAGGCAGcattactgttactctgttactcctGAGCTCATTCTGAGACTTTAACTTCACAACACAGTTCAACCAACACGCCAGATACTTATTAGCACCACATTCTGTTGGAAATTACATTCTTCTTGTATCCGACACATAAGGAAagaaaacttttcttttcttatataAGTTGATCAGGAACAAGCTCCCATCGCTGCTCAACTCAAGcgtcttctcttctctactccaCATGTTTACACGCGCTTACTTTGGACTGTACCATGTGAACACAGTACCGGGGACTCTCGGCTCTCTATTATGTAAATCATATGCATCCATTTCCACCGGTATACATTTCTTCATCGTTTGTagcacttttttattttgtatgcgTTCAACTCAGAGTGATAGAAAATGCAATCATGCGACATGTGCTCTTAGTAAAGATTACGTGTGGCACGTGAAACCCTTCTCATGGACCAAACCAAGTGTTCCGGTCCCAAAGACCTGCTTGGATTTCCGTCAACGGTTTCGCCTTTTACAGTTACGGAAATTGACGCGTGTTCTTGTCAACTCCCGGCTACGCAAATATAGATATAATATTCGAGATCATCAGGACGATACTTGTGATACTTGTGTGGCGAATAAGTCTGTGAATGCGAAGAAGAATGCCTTTAAAGCTCTAGAAAATGATTCAACCTGGTCTTTATTCAatacataattttatttaataaaaaacaatacaatGCAGCTGAATATTAATTGTAACATGTTTGTTGACATGCATAAACCCACTAATAACCTTATACTGATACACATGTTATGGAAAATTATGGGTTGATCAAAATAATGGGCATATTCCCGCGATTGGAAGGAACACgcacaagtgcacacacacacacacacacacacacacacaaaggggaTAATGACAGGTCTCAGCAAAGGGAGCTGATCTCACTCTTGCTGCAACCCCATTTGCAGCAGGCGTTGGAAAGTCCTACTACCACATCCCGGCCCTTCCTGCTGGAGGTGCGCAAGGCCTCCAGGACTTCATCGGAGATGATGGATCGGGCAGGTCGACTGAATTCAGAGGCCTCCTGCCGTCCTCTCACCATTTCACCAAAAGGGACAGGCTCATTGTCATCCTGAAGGGAGAATTTCTGGGGAGAGGGCAGCACCAAGCCTTCTGCAGCATCTCTGATATCTGAGCCAAACAAGTCTATGCTCAGGTCATCTGTAGACAAAGCATGGGTTTAGGATCAGCATGGGTTTTCACTCATTTCATTAGTAAACAGAAAGGCTTCATCAGTTATGCTAGTTTGTCTCATTGCTTAGATGCCTATAAATGATATAGTAATATTCTAATTGATATTCAGCACAAGTTGGGATATCACATCAGACACAAGCTTAAAGATACCTGATTCAATTCACCCGTTAAGGTTTAGCAGAAGTGTTAAATTTTGCTGGACTTTGGcttgtttatttaacatgacTAATAAGAGAAGTTAGATTGGATCCAAGCATGTGTGTAAGCACTTGCACTCATGTCTTCTTATTCAGAATGAAAGAGGATGTAAGCATAGCTGAAGTGCAGTGTCGGAGGAAAAATGGAACTGTCATACAGGAGGTATTCcttagtgggaaaaaaaatatgaaagagGATGTTGATCCCTCATTGCTAATATGCCTAATACAGCAGAGAACTGACTTTTCTTCTCTGAGTTGTAACACTGTACATACAGATATTTAGATAGTGAAGTGTGGGGCTGTTATCTTACCTGTGCTCATGATGGAGCGTCTCCAGCGTGAACCTCCGCAGGTGAAGATGACTGCACGGATAAATTCACGACCACACAGTTTCACCCCATATGAGGGACCATCATAAGCTCTCACTCCAGCCAGTAGCAGACACACAGCCAACACTGCAGCTTTCCACATCATGGACTAGTTGGAGAAAAACTAGAGGATTTTAGAAGTTAAGGTGTTTAGCAATAAGTCTCTTGTTTTCTAATGCTGCTTGTTGTAGCTTTTTCCCAAGAGAGGAGAATTTTGATTGCCCCAAATCCCAAATGTCCTTTATAAAGGAGTGTGACAGatacacaagtatacacacacccacacagtgtTCGTCACACCGACCCACCTGACTGAAGAGTCATAGATAACCCGATGATACAAGACCAGAGACCTTTCCATAGACAAAGCAGTGGCCTGAAAAGGTATAATTAACTAACACCCaagatgaaaaacaaaagaatctGTTTCAGCAGATTAAAAAGGGCATTTATGGACGTAAACACACTTGGCATTTGTTTTCTATGTGTATTACATTGTTCCTGGCTTATTTACCCTTCTTGCTTCCCAACACACTTTGACAGTACTATTTTATGTCCGTCACCCAGGTTTAATTTAAATAGTTTCAAATGAtaaacttttatattattattattgttcgttattattattattattattattattattattattgagaaaCAACAAATAGACATTACTGCCTTATATAACCTCACCATCAGTAAGATTTTTACTCTATTACATTGGTTTGAAATAGTACTTACAAAATTCAACTGAAAACCATATAGTATGtataataagtataatataaataacattta comes from Hemibagrus wyckioides isolate EC202008001 linkage group LG02, SWU_Hwy_1.0, whole genome shotgun sequence and encodes:
- the il12rb2l gene encoding interleukin 12 receptor, beta 2a, like isoform X2, with translation MMAVWHTRPLILPLLTLHITSLIPEDPPPYCLVPFHDDKSNIHCNWTGSLNPLVPTNFTLHWRESAENGYNGHKDVGESDSGIIPRAEYPTHENIKVWVSAVNALGELSSEILEINTQSIIQPATPIIITHSSEPLEILWDMPDEADPFGDWQCKVQYKKQCDQDWTEVEDTYEVSFILEDAVPFTTYRFRVRCRRASDESSVMSEWSPEYTAETPVAAPVGTLDVWSDCDSSSYESSCTVLWKEMPKQQARGNINNYVLTMQLSNGSVVNINGSVHTSAEIYTQCEQGTIRKEPLNLASAAQQRYLRCPQEQEQSCFHYCHLSIPVKEVKCIGVTVNTAGGESSPALVALPRTGLVQPAGTLEVRGKSQELNVSWSPFSDSIQEYVVQHKPVGLPHTPCLNWVKVHKNQTFVTLRGQFSDYTAYNVSLFAIVNNGSCFIKSALAYTVEGVPPSVTHFQAIPTSPFSVNLKWITIPLNMSRGHIMHYLVGISNDVVEYKVNSDQSSFQLSKLKPGQQYEVWISARTVAGEGNRTFACFTTAPSENITKIVMIVGVSIIVLVIIIVFVCLKSKISKWINIPDPINSSSFKQLSNQFWQSWPIPSAPIEYGLTISQVEVVPELEIHHEPEVEQPEEPREQDQSREEELQGYGELERDNSLLRRQKEYSQMIDSSDEDGRSCEAEEWNEDWNEEPSGYEKHFMPCVVVG
- the il12rb2l gene encoding interleukin 12 receptor, beta 2a, like isoform X1, whose protein sequence is MMAVWHTRPLILPLLTLHITSLIPEASFGADVKCWWRRVSSNGPNVSIECQANPQESTLECNLCHQHVLSFNPAAHFSQTGCSHMSASFSALLEVHEMQNTNCTLLCPENTTGQTPLTCIVQEGYPPPYCLVPFHDDKSNIHCNWTGSLNPLVPTNFTLHWRESAENGYNGHKDVGESDSGIIPRAEYPTHENIKVWVSAVNALGELSSEILEINTQSIIQPATPIIITHSSEPLEILWDMPDEADPFGDWQCKVQYKKQCDQDWTEVEDTYEVSFILEDAVPFTTYRFRVRCRRASDESSVMSEWSPEYTAETPVAAPVGTLDVWSDCDSSSYESSCTVLWKEMPKQQARGNINNYVLTMQLSNGSVVNINGSVHTSAEIYTQCEQGTIRKEPLNLASAAQQRYLRCPQEQEQSCFHYCHLSIPVKEVKCIGVTVNTAGGESSPALVALPRTGLVQPAGTLEVRGKSQELNVSWSPFSDSIQEYVVQHKPVGLPHTPCLNWVKVHKNQTFVTLRGQFSDYTAYNVSLFAIVNNGSCFIKSALAYTVEGVPPSVTHFQAIPTSPFSVNLKWITIPLNMSRGHIMHYLVGISNDVVEYKVNSDQSSFQLSKLKPGQQYEVWISARTVAGEGNRTFACFTTAPSENITKIVMIVGVSIIVLVIIIVFVCLKSKISKWINIPDPINSSSFKQLSNQFWQSWPIPSAPIEYGLTISQVEVVPELEIHHEPEVEQPEEPREQDQSREEELQGYGELERDNSLLRRQKEYSQMIDSSDEDGRSCEAEEWNEDWNEEPSGYEKHFMPCVVVG
- the rln3a gene encoding relaxin-3a isoform X1 translates to MVTNTDETEKEELSMMWKAAVLAVCLLLAGVRAYDGPSYGVKLCGREFIRAVIFTCGGSRWRRSIMSTDDLSIDLFGSDIRDAAEGLVLPSPQKFSLQDDNEPVPFGEMVRGRQEASEFSRPARSIISDEVLEALRTSSRKGRDVVVGLSNACCKWGCSKSEISSLC
- the rln3a gene encoding relaxin-3a isoform X2 yields the protein MMWKAAVLAVCLLLAGVRAYDGPSYGVKLCGREFIRAVIFTCGGSRWRRSIMSTDDLSIDLFGSDIRDAAEGLVLPSPQKFSLQDDNEPVPFGEMVRGRQEASEFSRPARSIISDEVLEALRTSSRKGRDVVVGLSNACCKWGCSKSEISSLC